A single genomic interval of Blattabacterium sp. (Nauphoeta cinerea) harbors:
- the secD gene encoding protein translocase subunit SecD produces the protein MRIRNFFTIFVTIILTTICLYYILSSIDIENYTLKRNNKKTLNLGLDLKGGMSMILDISERDLLRKFSDNSQNFIFLKALQNADEKKKENPNTDYLSFFINSFNQERKNKKLNINLSSPNLFGNQSNSEDIHYNSSDFEVERFLRKKIELSIISIQNILRSRIDRFGIKQPNIQRIKNSNRILIELSGSGIKNMDRIKNILEKKAELNFFETYSFQEIVPYFNTIDNFFKKKYFKKSIIDILNISLIKSSHIVGLVHVKYQKIISDFLNSTGAKNCLPYHLHDVKFMWGYKNLDNFLQLFAVKINDNDEETFLNGNMVTHAYKSFSPLNEISINIKMNEEGSKKWKRFTEKNMGKSVAIVLDNLVYAVPVVKSIISNGMSQIYGNFSIQESNDLINILNTGELPTSIRVVQTDVIGPYLGKESIRRGVISFLIALFFIFIWMFFYYSIPGLYAGVVLFFNIIFILGILISMNAVLTFPGIAGIILTLAMSMDASILIYEKIKENIKNKVFILTSINNSYSLQGALSSIIDGQITTLLCGIILFYFGIGPIRGFSTTLIIGIVISMFTSTCLGRLFLEWHLKKYKKFFLEKKY, from the coding sequence ATGCGTATAAGAAACTTTTTTACGATTTTTGTAACCATAATACTGACTACAATTTGTTTATATTATATATTATCTAGTATTGATATTGAAAATTATACTTTAAAAAGAAATAATAAAAAAACTTTAAATCTAGGATTAGATTTAAAAGGAGGAATGAGTATGATTTTAGATATCTCTGAAAGAGATTTGTTAAGAAAATTTTCTGACAATTCTCAAAATTTTATTTTTTTAAAAGCATTGCAAAATGCAGATGAAAAAAAAAAAGAAAATCCAAATACAGATTATTTATCATTTTTTATAAATTCTTTTAATCAAGAGAGAAAAAATAAAAAATTAAATATTAATTTATCTTCTCCAAACTTATTTGGAAATCAATCAAATTCAGAAGATATTCATTATAATAGTTCTGATTTTGAAGTAGAAAGATTTCTAAGAAAAAAAATAGAATTATCTATAATTTCTATTCAAAATATTTTGAGATCTAGAATAGATAGATTTGGAATCAAACAACCAAATATACAAAGAATTAAAAATTCTAATCGAATTTTAATAGAATTGTCCGGATCCGGTATAAAAAATATGGATAGGATAAAAAATATTTTAGAAAAAAAAGCTGAATTAAATTTTTTTGAAACTTATAGTTTTCAAGAAATTGTTCCATATTTTAATACGATAGATAATTTTTTTAAGAAAAAATATTTTAAAAAATCTATTATAGATATTTTGAATATTTCACTTATTAAATCCTCACATATAGTTGGATTAGTTCATGTAAAATATCAAAAAATCATTTCCGATTTTTTAAATTCTACGGGAGCAAAAAATTGTTTACCATATCATTTACATGATGTGAAATTTATGTGGGGATATAAAAATTTAGATAATTTTTTACAATTATTTGCTGTTAAAATAAATGATAATGATGAAGAAACATTTTTAAATGGAAATATGGTAACTCATGCCTACAAATCTTTTAGTCCTTTAAATGAAATATCTATAAATATAAAAATGAATGAAGAAGGATCTAAAAAGTGGAAAAGATTTACAGAAAAAAATATGGGAAAAAGTGTAGCAATAGTGCTTGATAATTTAGTATATGCAGTTCCTGTAGTAAAATCAATCATTTCAAATGGAATGTCTCAAATATATGGAAATTTTTCAATACAAGAATCCAATGACTTAATTAATATATTGAATACCGGGGAATTACCTACATCTATAAGAGTTGTTCAAACAGATGTGATAGGTCCTTATTTAGGGAAAGAATCTATTCGAAGGGGAGTTATATCTTTTTTAATCGCCTTATTTTTTATATTTATTTGGATGTTTTTTTACTACTCTATTCCAGGATTATATGCTGGCGTTGTCCTATTTTTTAATATAATATTTATTTTAGGGATTCTTATTTCTATGAATGCAGTATTGACCTTTCCTGGTATTGCAGGAATTATATTAACATTAGCAATGTCAATGGATGCTAGTATTCTGATTTATGAAAAGATTAAAGAAAATATAAAAAATAAAGTTTTTATTTTAACATCTATTAATAATAGTTACTCATTACAGGGAGCTTTATCATCTATTATAGATGGACAAATCACTACTTTATTATGCGGAATCATTTTATTTTACTTTGGAATCGGACCTATACGAGGTTTTTCTACTACCTTAATTATTGGAATTGTGATATCTATGTTTACTTCCACTTGTTTAGGAAGATTATTTTTAGAATGGCATTTAAAAAAATATAAAAAATTTTTTTTAGAAAAAAAATATTAA
- a CDS encoding ABC transporter ATP-binding protein, with protein sequence MNALKKILSYSKPYKHHYVFNILCNFLYSLFSVISIISISPVLSILLQSSKYKNKTTFLNSFNVSFDFIMKYFHNYIKILSDKYGKINTLAIFCIFIILLFLIRNVFRYLAEYFLIGIKTSIVRNIRNDFHKKILSLPIIFFSNKKNGDLISRLSNDVNEIEISIVSSLANLMSSPIMFIFHLIALFLMSYQLTLFAFLLLPLMGAFLSIIGNSLKKDARGAQNQLGKLFSVIEETLNSIKIINIFNAENQMQKRFEQVSEYQKILSARVNRKKELASPMSEFLGSITMILIIWYGGKLFLEKKKWLQKYFFLLGLFFQIINPAKSLVNSISNVQKGRAAAERIVEILNTKCVSHKKIRYKSIFHFKNEISFRNVSFTYNKLILIQNLSFSLKKGETVVLVGRSGSGKSTIANLLANFYDVTSGEITVDGTNIKYLKIKDYRKLLGIVTQEPVLFNDSVFNNITLGAERKISINSVIQAAKIANAHCFIKKLPKGYDTIIGYNGNKLSLGQKQRISIARAVFKDPPIMILDEATSSLDTESEIIVQKALNKMMKNRTSLVIAHKLSSAIIQNADHIIVLEKGKIIEQGKHNTLILKKGTYSKLIALQSF encoded by the coding sequence ATGAATGCACTTAAAAAAATTTTGTCTTATTCAAAACCTTACAAACATCATTATGTCTTTAACATATTATGTAATTTTTTATACTCCTTATTTTCAGTTATATCTATAATATCTATTTCGCCTGTATTGAGTATTTTACTTCAATCTTCTAAATACAAAAATAAAACAACATTTTTGAATTCTTTCAATGTATCTTTTGACTTCATTATGAAATATTTTCATAATTATATCAAGATACTATCAGATAAATATGGAAAGATAAACACTTTAGCTATATTTTGTATTTTTATCATTTTACTTTTTTTAATTCGAAATGTTTTTCGATATTTGGCAGAATATTTCTTAATAGGAATCAAGACTTCTATAGTTCGAAATATTCGAAACGATTTTCACAAAAAAATACTTTCTTTACCTATAATTTTTTTTTCAAATAAAAAAAATGGAGATTTAATATCTAGATTATCTAATGATGTCAATGAAATAGAGATCTCTATTGTTAGTTCTTTAGCTAATTTGATGAGTTCTCCTATTATGTTTATCTTTCATTTGATCGCCTTATTTTTAATGAGTTATCAACTAACGTTATTTGCTTTTTTATTGCTCCCTTTAATGGGCGCATTTTTATCTATTATAGGAAATAGTTTAAAAAAAGATGCAAGAGGTGCTCAAAATCAATTAGGAAAATTATTTTCTGTTATAGAAGAAACTTTAAATTCTATCAAAATTATAAATATTTTCAATGCTGAAAATCAAATGCAAAAACGTTTTGAACAAGTATCTGAATATCAAAAAATACTGTCTGCTCGTGTTAATAGAAAAAAAGAATTGGCTTCTCCTATGAGCGAATTTTTAGGTTCAATTACAATGATTTTAATTATTTGGTATGGAGGGAAACTTTTTTTGGAAAAAAAGAAATGGCTCCAGAAATACTTTTTCCTTTTAGGTCTATTTTTTCAAATTATTAATCCAGCGAAAAGTTTAGTGAATTCTATATCTAATGTTCAAAAAGGAAGAGCTGCTGCAGAACGTATTGTCGAAATATTGAATACAAAATGTGTATCACACAAAAAAATTAGATATAAGTCCATTTTTCATTTTAAAAATGAAATTTCATTTCGAAATGTTTCATTTACTTATAACAAATTAATTTTAATTCAAAATTTAAGTTTTTCTTTGAAAAAAGGAGAAACCGTAGTTTTAGTGGGAAGATCTGGCAGTGGAAAATCTACTATTGCTAATTTGTTAGCTAATTTTTATGATGTCACATCTGGAGAAATTACTGTAGATGGAACTAATATAAAATATTTAAAAATTAAAGATTATAGAAAATTATTAGGGATCGTCACTCAAGAACCAGTTCTTTTTAATGACTCTGTTTTCAATAATATAACATTAGGAGCAGAAAGAAAAATATCTATAAATTCTGTCATACAAGCAGCTAAAATTGCCAATGCACATTGTTTTATCAAAAAACTTCCAAAAGGATATGACACAATTATAGGATATAATGGAAATAAATTATCATTAGGACAAAAACAAAGAATTAGCATAGCTAGAGCTGTATTTAAAGATCCTCCAATTATGATTTTAGATGAAGCGACTTCTTCCTTAGATACAGAATCAGAAATTATAGTTCAAAAAGCCTTGAATAAAATGATGAAAAATAGAACATCTCTTGTAATAGCACATAAATTATCTTCTGCCATTATACAAAATGCAGATCATATTATTGTATTAGAAAAAGGAAAAATTATAGAACAAGGAAAACATAATACTCTAATTTTAAAAAAAGGAACTTACAGTAAATTAATTGCTCTACAAAGTTTTTAA
- a CDS encoding DUF475 domain-containing protein has protein sequence MSLEKDIIEIVRHPILSISIIGNLFLIESILSIDNAAMLATMILNLKKEDRKKAIKYGIIGAYFFRILCLLFASILIKIWWLKPLGGIYLILVGLNHFFFKKKSISIKNEKVQNSFWKVIFLIEIMDLAFSIDNIFASVALSENIILIFLGVCIGILSMRLIAQFFVQLMEKFPELKHSSFFVIIVLGIKLVFFSKKYVPDLFLFLFSEKVFSLLIFSIFIFPFFLLWIKKKNK, from the coding sequence ATGAGTCTTGAAAAAGATATTATAGAAATCGTTCGTCATCCTATTTTATCTATTTCTATTATAGGAAATTTATTTTTAATAGAAAGTATTTTATCTATAGATAATGCAGCTATGTTAGCCACTATGATTCTAAATCTTAAAAAAGAAGATAGAAAAAAAGCTATAAAATATGGAATTATTGGAGCTTATTTTTTTAGAATCCTATGTCTATTATTTGCTTCTATATTAATAAAAATATGGTGGTTAAAACCATTAGGAGGAATTTATTTGATTCTTGTAGGATTAAATCATTTCTTTTTCAAAAAAAAATCTATATCAATAAAAAATGAAAAAGTACAAAATTCTTTTTGGAAAGTAATTTTTCTTATAGAAATAATGGATTTAGCTTTTTCCATAGATAACATTTTTGCCTCTGTTGCTTTATCAGAAAATATCATATTAATTTTTTTGGGTGTATGTATAGGAATTTTATCAATGAGATTAATTGCCCAATTTTTTGTTCAACTAATGGAAAAGTTTCCAGAATTAAAACATTCTTCTTTCTTCGTGATTATTGTTCTCGGAATCAAACTCGTTTTTTTTTCAAAAAAATATGTTCCTGATTTATTTTTATTTTTATTTTCTGAAAAAGTATTTTCTTTATTGATTTTTTCAATATTTATATTTCCTTTTTTTTTGTTATGGATAAAAAAAAAAAACAAATAA
- a CDS encoding dihydrolipoamide acetyltransferase family protein, with amino-acid sequence MAEIISMPQLSDTMKEGTLIKWNKKVGDKVSEGDILAEIETDKATQDFEIDISGVLLFIGVKEGETTRVNDVLAIIGNEGEDISHIISKLQPQKQEQKNLELESKKIQKIKKENEKIFISPVAKKMAQKIGVSIDCIKGSGEYGRIVKRDIEFYEKNHSKEKEIENRNFLIHSSMRKKIAEHLSHSKFSAPHYYLFSEINADKLIEFRKNLNNKFSSEDKISFNDIIIKAVAQSLKKHPDMNVSWDDEKIIIHPHIHIGVAVSIKDGLIVPVIKNADQKSLSQISKEIKDKALRSKLKKIQPEEIENSTFTVSNLGMYGIESFTSIINTPNTSILSIGSIMIRPIVRDHRIEIGNIMKITLSCDHRIIDGAKGSEYIQSFRNFLEDPITILV; translated from the coding sequence ATGGCAGAAATTATATCTATGCCCCAATTAAGCGATACAATGAAAGAGGGGACTTTAATAAAATGGAATAAAAAAGTAGGAGATAAAGTTTCAGAAGGAGATATTTTAGCTGAAATAGAAACAGATAAAGCGACTCAAGATTTTGAGATAGATATTAGTGGTGTTTTACTTTTTATTGGAGTTAAAGAAGGAGAAACTACACGCGTAAATGATGTGTTAGCGATTATAGGAAATGAAGGGGAAGATATAAGTCATATTATTTCAAAATTACAACCCCAAAAACAGGAACAAAAAAACTTGGAACTTGAATCTAAAAAAATTCAAAAAATAAAAAAGGAAAACGAAAAAATATTCATCTCTCCCGTAGCAAAAAAAATGGCTCAAAAAATAGGAGTTTCCATAGATTGTATTAAAGGAAGTGGAGAATATGGAAGAATCGTTAAAAGAGATATAGAGTTTTATGAAAAGAATCATTCAAAGGAAAAGGAAATAGAAAACAGAAATTTTCTGATTCATTCCTCTATGAGAAAAAAAATAGCAGAACATTTAAGTCATTCCAAATTTTCAGCTCCACATTATTATTTGTTTAGCGAAATCAATGCGGACAAATTAATTGAATTTAGAAAAAATTTAAATAATAAATTTTCTTCAGAAGATAAAATATCATTTAATGATATTATTATAAAAGCTGTGGCCCAGTCTTTGAAAAAACATCCTGATATGAATGTGTCATGGGACGATGAAAAGATTATAATACATCCACATATTCATATTGGAGTAGCTGTATCTATAAAAGATGGATTAATAGTTCCAGTTATTAAAAATGCAGATCAAAAATCATTATCACAAATTTCTAAAGAAATTAAAGATAAAGCACTTCGTTCAAAATTAAAAAAAATACAACCAGAAGAAATAGAAAATAGTACTTTCACAGTTTCAAATTTAGGAATGTATGGAATAGAATCTTTTACTTCTATTATTAACACACCTAATACGTCTATATTATCTATAGGATCTATTATGATTCGTCCAATTGTTAGAGATCATAGAATAGAAATAGGAAATATAATGAAAATCACATTATCTTGTGATCATAGAATTATAGATGGAGCTAAAGGAAGTGAATATATTCAATCTTTTAGAAATTTTTTAGAGGATCCTATCACTATATTAGTTTAA
- the pdhA gene encoding pyruvate dehydrogenase (acetyl-transferring) E1 component subunit alpha — protein MKEISPKIYIKWFKDMSFWRKFEDKCRSLYLKQKIRGFLHLYNGQEAIPAGLTHAMDLSKDKMITAYRCHILPISMGVDPKKVMAELLGKKTGTSHGMGGSMHIFSRKYHFYGGHGIVGGQIPLGAGIAFADKYFNRKAVTLTIMGDGAVRQGSLHETFNMAMIWKLPVVFVCENNQYAMGTSVKRSSNIEEIYKIGMSYGMPSYPVDGMAPDKIAQSASVAIERARKGKGATFLDIKTYRYRGHSMSDSELYRSKEEVYLYKKKDPILKLKSIIIRNEWETIENLNFIENKVKKKVESCVEFAENSDFPSLEEMYDVVYHEKNYPFLDKILP, from the coding sequence ATGAAAGAAATAAGCCCTAAAATCTACATAAAGTGGTTCAAAGATATGTCTTTTTGGAGAAAATTTGAGGATAAATGCCGTTCTCTATATTTAAAACAAAAAATTAGAGGATTTTTACATTTGTATAATGGACAAGAAGCAATACCCGCTGGATTAACTCATGCAATGGATTTATCTAAAGATAAGATGATAACCGCTTACAGATGTCATATTCTTCCTATTTCTATGGGAGTAGATCCAAAAAAAGTAATGGCGGAACTTTTAGGAAAAAAAACAGGGACTTCTCATGGAATGGGGGGGTCTATGCATATTTTTAGTAGAAAATACCATTTTTATGGGGGGCATGGAATTGTAGGCGGGCAAATTCCGTTAGGGGCTGGAATTGCTTTTGCTGATAAATATTTTAATAGAAAAGCTGTAACTTTAACTATTATGGGAGATGGAGCAGTCAGACAAGGATCTTTACATGAAACATTCAATATGGCTATGATATGGAAACTTCCTGTAGTATTTGTATGTGAAAATAATCAATATGCTATGGGAACTTCTGTAAAAAGAAGTAGCAATATAGAGGAAATTTATAAGATAGGAATGTCTTATGGAATGCCTTCCTATCCTGTGGATGGAATGGCCCCAGATAAAATAGCACAATCTGCTTCTGTAGCTATAGAAAGAGCAAGAAAAGGAAAGGGGGCTACTTTTTTAGATATTAAAACTTATAGATATAGAGGGCATTCTATGTCTGATTCTGAGTTATATCGTAGTAAAGAAGAAGTTTATTTATACAAAAAAAAAGATCCTATTTTAAAATTAAAAAGTATTATTATTCGAAATGAATGGGAAACCATAGAAAATTTAAATTTTATAGAAAATAAAGTTAAAAAAAAGGTAGAATCTTGTGTTGAATTTGCAGAAAATTCAGATTTTCCTTCTTTAGAAGAAATGTATGATGTTGTTTATCACGAAAAAAATTACCCTTTTCTAGATAAAATTTTACCTTAA
- the murF gene encoding UDP-N-acetylmuramoyl-tripeptide--D-alanyl-D-alanine ligase, whose product MNIQSIYQLYSISSGVEINSKKVKKGSIFVALKGKNFDGNQFAYEAISNGAILAVVDNKKYVRCKKIIFVYNTLYFLHQLAMYHRYRFHHIPIIAITGSNGKTTTKELTAAILSKKYNKVHSTKNNFNNHIGISLTILSMPIDTQISVMEIGANHEKEIEKMCSIIDPDYGYITNFGIAHLEGFKSIEGIIRSKLELYNFLKKKIKSCLNGDDPIQLSNSKGMKRYIFSEKKTTDINIEYLWTKNSIKSILSIKNKKIVSSLIGDYNLYNIASAITIGIYFKISLKKIKEAVEEYVPNNYRSQILIKKNTKIIVDCYNANPTSMMKALTFFNNIQGNKIAILGDMLELGFFSNNEHDKIISFLEKSNINIIFLIGNIFFNTKKTSQRIKKFMNKKNFVEWIQKYSIQKMDYILIKGSRKIALESLIDLI is encoded by the coding sequence ATGAATATTCAAAGTATATATCAATTATATTCCATTTCTTCTGGGGTAGAAATAAACAGTAAAAAAGTTAAAAAAGGGTCTATTTTTGTAGCTTTAAAAGGAAAAAATTTTGATGGAAATCAATTCGCATATGAAGCGATTTCAAATGGAGCAATATTAGCTGTAGTTGATAATAAAAAATATGTGCGATGCAAAAAAATTATTTTTGTATATAACACATTATATTTTCTACATCAATTAGCAATGTATCATAGATACAGATTCCATCATATCCCTATTATAGCCATAACTGGAAGTAATGGAAAAACCACAACAAAAGAACTTACTGCAGCTATTCTTTCTAAGAAATATAATAAAGTTCATTCTACAAAAAATAATTTCAATAATCATATAGGAATTTCACTAACTATACTATCGATGCCTATCGATACACAAATATCTGTCATGGAAATTGGAGCAAACCATGAAAAAGAAATAGAAAAAATGTGTTCTATCATTGATCCAGACTATGGATATATTACAAATTTTGGAATAGCTCATTTAGAAGGATTTAAAAGTATAGAAGGAATTATACGTAGTAAGTTGGAGTTATATAATTTTTTAAAAAAAAAAATAAAGTCGTGTTTAAACGGAGATGATCCCATACAATTATCTAATAGTAAAGGAATGAAAAGATATATTTTTTCAGAAAAAAAAACCACGGATATAAATATTGAATATTTATGGACTAAAAATAGTATAAAATCTATTTTATCTATTAAAAATAAAAAAATTGTTTCTTCTTTAATAGGAGATTATAATTTATATAATATAGCTTCAGCTATAACTATTGGAATATATTTCAAAATTTCTTTAAAAAAAATAAAAGAAGCAGTGGAAGAATACGTACCTAATAATTACCGTTCTCAAATTTTGATAAAAAAAAATACAAAAATTATTGTAGATTGTTATAATGCAAATCCAACTAGTATGATGAAAGCTCTTACTTTTTTTAACAACATACAAGGAAATAAAATTGCAATATTAGGAGATATGTTAGAATTAGGATTCTTTTCTAACAATGAACATGATAAAATCATTTCTTTTCTAGAAAAAAGTAACATTAACATAATTTTTCTAATTGGAAATATTTTCTTTAATACTAAAAAAACTTCTCAAAGAATAAAAAAATTTATGAATAAAAAAAATTTTGTTGAATGGATTCAAAAATATTCTATTCAAAAAATGGATTATATTCTTATTAAAGGATCTAGAAAGATCGCACTAGAAAGCCTTATTGATTTAATTTAA
- a CDS encoding diadenylate cyclase, protein MKISFIDILDIFLVTIILFQIYRLVYKTAALNIFYGIIATFIFWKVVEIYKMKLLSIVISAFFKGGFLALIIVFQPEIRKFLLIVGSKIFFKKFIFSLFKKSGVSIKTETIDSIINACAIFSGDKTGVLIVIQLHQDLKEFIQNGDEMDAKVNISILESIFYKNSPLHDGAVVITGNKIIKTRAILPVSYNKEIPSRLGLRHRAAIGLSEKTDAICLVISEETGYISYIKDQKRTIITNINNLKMKLEKDLL, encoded by the coding sequence TTGAAAATTTCTTTCATTGATATTTTAGATATTTTTTTAGTAACCATTATTTTATTTCAAATATACAGACTGGTTTACAAAACTGCTGCTTTAAATATTTTTTACGGTATTATTGCAACTTTTATTTTCTGGAAAGTAGTAGAAATTTACAAAATGAAACTTCTTAGCATAGTTATAAGTGCTTTTTTTAAAGGAGGTTTTTTAGCTTTGATTATTGTATTTCAACCAGAAATTAGAAAATTCCTTCTTATTGTAGGAAGCAAAATTTTTTTCAAAAAATTTATATTTTCTCTCTTTAAGAAATCAGGAGTTTCGATTAAAACTGAAACTATAGATAGTATAATAAATGCTTGTGCTATTTTTTCAGGAGATAAGACTGGAGTTTTAATTGTTATTCAATTACATCAGGATTTAAAAGAATTTATACAAAATGGAGATGAAATGGATGCTAAAGTTAATATTTCTATTTTAGAAAGTATTTTCTATAAAAATAGTCCATTACATGATGGAGCTGTAGTTATTACAGGAAATAAAATTATAAAAACAAGAGCGATTCTCCCTGTTTCTTACAATAAAGAAATTCCATCTCGTTTGGGTTTACGACATAGAGCTGCTATTGGATTATCTGAAAAAACGGACGCTATATGTCTTGTTATATCGGAAGAAACAGGTTATATTTCTTATATAAAAGACCAAAAAAGAACTATCATTACTAATATTAATAATTTAAAAATGAAACTCGAAAAAGATTTACTTTAA
- the folP gene encoding dihydropteroate synthase, with amino-acid sequence MIINCAGTLLHLKEPKIMGIVNLTPDSFYDGGKLCSKYNLLQHIETLLNEGCDFIDVGGCSTRPGSKFITEKEEIKRITEPIRVIMKNFPNAKISIDTFRSEVARIAVEEGAVMINDISGGVLDEKMFPLLGKLKIPYILNHMKGIPENMQEKPYYHENIITEINNFFSEKIFFLKKYGIQDIILDPGFGFGKTLEHNFQLLKHLSLLGYQDYPILIGISRKSMMKFILKTSYEESLNATSIIHTIALLNGSKFLRVHDVKEAVECIKLVQYYRKIL; translated from the coding sequence ATGATAATTAATTGTGCTGGCACTTTATTGCATTTAAAAGAACCCAAAATAATGGGAATAGTCAATTTAACACCTGATTCGTTTTATGATGGGGGAAAACTATGTTCAAAATACAATCTATTACAACATATAGAAACTTTATTAAATGAAGGCTGTGATTTTATAGATGTTGGGGGATGTTCAACACGACCAGGATCAAAATTTATAACAGAAAAGGAAGAAATAAAAAGAATAACAGAACCTATTCGTGTAATTATGAAAAATTTTCCAAATGCTAAAATATCTATAGATACATTTCGTAGTGAAGTTGCTAGAATAGCAGTAGAAGAAGGAGCTGTAATGATAAATGATATATCAGGAGGAGTATTAGATGAAAAGATGTTTCCTTTGTTAGGAAAACTTAAAATACCATATATATTAAATCACATGAAAGGAATTCCTGAAAACATGCAGGAAAAACCATACTATCATGAAAACATAATAACAGAAATAAATAATTTCTTTTCTGAAAAAATTTTTTTTTTAAAAAAATATGGAATTCAAGATATTATTTTAGATCCTGGATTTGGTTTTGGAAAAACGTTAGAACATAATTTTCAATTATTAAAACATCTATCTTTATTAGGATATCAAGATTATCCAATTTTAATTGGTATTTCTAGAAAATCGATGATGAAATTTATTTTAAAAACTTCTTATGAAGAATCATTAAATGCGACTTCTATTATTCATACTATAGCACTTTTAAATGGATCTAAATTTTTGCGTGTGCATGATGTGAAAGAAGCTGTAGAATGCATTAAATTAGTACAATATTATAGAAAAATTTTATAA
- a CDS encoding nucleotide modification associated domain-containing protein, which translates to MNFSSIDSILEKCKKLFLEKLRDYGLSWKFFHNYSIIDQILIKLIRIKNIQSKGSQKIKEEKIEDTYIDIINYLIIILIKIDISFTLQSHDVSHHDVILIYNEKLKKIKMNTDCMDKTLNKFSINSILENILLLKMNQKKFFLKELEKFCFQTLIEIIFILKRNF; encoded by the coding sequence ATGAATTTTTCATCTATTGATTCTATTTTAGAAAAATGTAAAAAACTTTTTTTAGAAAAATTAAGAGATTATGGTTTATCATGGAAATTTTTTCACAATTATTCTATAATAGATCAAATTTTAATTAAACTAATCCGTATAAAAAATATTCAGTCGAAAGGATCTCAAAAAATTAAAGAAGAAAAAATAGAAGATACCTATATAGACATTATAAATTATTTAATAATTATTTTAATAAAAATAGATATTTCTTTTACATTACAATCACACGATGTATCACATCATGATGTGATTTTAATTTATAATGAAAAATTAAAAAAAATAAAAATGAATACAGATTGTATGGATAAAACTTTAAATAAGTTTTCCATAAACAGTATTTTAGAAAATATTTTATTATTAAAAATGAATCAAAAAAAGTTTTTTTTAAAAGAATTAGAAAAATTTTGTTTTCAAACATTAATTGAAATTATTTTTATTTTAAAAAGAAATTTTTAA
- the tpiA gene encoding triose-phosphate isomerase produces MRQKIVIANWKMNYDFHETTSFIRNFLKIIFERKINHNKKIIISPSFPFLHISNQILQGTTLNIAAQNIHHKDKGSYTGEVSAYMLKSIGVQNVILGHSERRELFFEKENILLEKIKIALKYNFNIIFCVGESSLERSNNKQFDIVKNQLKETVFHCTSDEIKSFYIAYEPIWAIGTGKTATIEQAQTMHKFIRSLFFDKYGKNISNKISILYGGSINDLNAKDFFSQKDIDGGLIGKSSIKLETLLKIIQS; encoded by the coding sequence GTGAGACAAAAGATTGTTATTGCAAATTGGAAAATGAATTATGACTTTCATGAAACAACTTCTTTTATTAGAAATTTTTTAAAAATTATTTTTGAAAGAAAAATAAATCATAATAAAAAAATTATTATATCCCCTTCTTTTCCTTTTTTACATATTTCGAATCAAATCTTACAAGGAACAACTTTAAATATTGCAGCTCAAAATATTCATCATAAAGATAAAGGCTCTTATACAGGAGAAGTATCCGCTTATATGTTAAAGTCTATAGGAGTTCAAAACGTTATATTAGGACATAGTGAAAGAAGAGAATTGTTTTTTGAAAAAGAAAATATTTTATTAGAAAAAATAAAAATAGCATTAAAGTATAATTTCAATATTATTTTTTGTGTAGGGGAGTCATCTTTAGAAAGATCTAATAATAAACAATTTGATATTGTTAAAAACCAATTAAAAGAAACTGTTTTTCATTGCACTTCAGACGAGATAAAATCTTTTTATATAGCATACGAACCAATATGGGCAATTGGAACAGGAAAAACTGCTACTATTGAGCAAGCTCAGACTATGCATAAATTTATTCGTTCTTTATTTTTTGATAAATATGGAAAAAATATTTCTAATAAAATATCTATTTTATATGGAGGAAGTATTAATGATCTTAATGCAAAAGATTTTTTTTCTCAAAAAGATATAGATGGAGGACTTATAGGAAAATCATCTATTAAACTAGAAACATTATTAAAAATAATTCAATCATAA